A stretch of the Rhodothermales bacterium genome encodes the following:
- the pabB gene encoding aminodeoxychorismate synthase component I: protein MADDNLIGHLAEPGTVLLDTILPDNLGRTTLLFSRPSNHIVAKDVHSVPAALALVDEYVDAGKWVAGFIAYEAGYGLELRFQDSKADGDLVWFGVYDDAREVSGELLSDLLGRRSVAGSFSIRASELGVGKSDYLASIASIRNHIREGDVYQINYTAPMRAEFEGDPMVLYETLRRRQPVPYAAYIQTDAQTILSLSPELFFTRDGTRIVTRPMKGTAPAGVDSGEAARLSEKLRLDPKNRAENLMIVDLLRNDLSMCCEPGSVIVSDLFGIQTYPTVIQMTSTVEGQLRSDAKYADVFRALFPSGSVTGAPKIRAMELIREIESIPRGVYCGAVGFVGPDENATFNVAIRTITIDGSVLTMGTGSGVVWDSVAEAEYEECLIKTRFLLDTHTS, encoded by the coding sequence ATGGCGGATGACAATCTGATCGGGCATCTGGCTGAACCGGGAACGGTGTTGTTGGATACGATTCTTCCCGACAATCTGGGCCGTACGACTCTCCTGTTTTCACGTCCGTCGAACCACATCGTCGCGAAGGACGTGCATTCGGTGCCCGCCGCACTTGCCCTGGTGGACGAATACGTCGATGCCGGCAAGTGGGTGGCCGGGTTTATCGCGTACGAAGCGGGTTACGGCCTTGAGCTCCGTTTCCAGGATTCGAAAGCGGATGGAGACCTGGTCTGGTTCGGTGTTTACGATGACGCAAGGGAAGTCTCCGGCGAATTGCTATCGGACCTGCTGGGTCGCCGATCCGTCGCAGGTTCGTTTTCGATTCGAGCTTCGGAGCTCGGCGTCGGCAAAAGTGACTACCTCGCTTCGATTGCCTCAATACGCAATCATATCCGGGAAGGAGATGTCTATCAGATAAACTATACCGCACCGATGCGCGCTGAGTTCGAGGGCGATCCGATGGTTCTGTACGAGACGTTGCGTCGCCGGCAGCCCGTTCCTTATGCCGCGTACATCCAGACAGATGCGCAGACGATTCTCAGCCTGTCCCCGGAGCTGTTCTTTACGCGGGACGGAACGAGGATTGTGACCCGGCCGATGAAGGGAACTGCGCCGGCCGGAGTGGACAGCGGCGAAGCCGCCCGATTGTCGGAAAAGCTCAGGCTCGATCCCAAGAACAGGGCCGAGAATCTCATGATTGTCGATCTGCTCAGGAACGACCTCTCGATGTGCTGCGAGCCGGGCTCGGTAATCGTGTCGGATCTCTTTGGAATCCAGACGTATCCGACGGTCATTCAGATGACGTCCACGGTCGAAGGACAACTCCGCTCCGACGCGAAATATGCCGACGTGTTCAGGGCGCTCTTTCCGTCCGGCTCGGTCACGGGAGCTCCGAAGATTCGTGCCATGGAGCTTATCCGGGAAATCGAGAGCATCCCGCGCGGGGTCTACTGTGGAGCCGTGGGGTTTGTCGGGCCTGATGAGAATGCGACGTTCAATGTGGCGATCCGCACGATCACCATCGACGGTTCGGTGCTCACCATGGGCACTGGAAGCGGTGTAGTGTGGGACTCGGTAGCTGAGGCCGAGTACGAAGAGTGCCTCATCAAGACCCGCTTTCTCCTCGACACGCATACGTCATGA